In the Populus trichocarpa isolate Nisqually-1 chromosome 1, P.trichocarpa_v4.1, whole genome shotgun sequence genome, one interval contains:
- the LOC7465040 gene encoding receptor protein kinase-like protein At4g34220 → MSSSSINYLHFFAFFLLGIALPTFALNTDGVLLLSFKYSILRDPLSVLETWNYEDKTPCFWKGVTCTELGLPGTPDMFRVTSLVLPNSQLLGSIPPDLGYVEHLRHLDLSNNFLNGSLPSSFFNATELQVISLSSNEISGELPESIGALKSLQLLNLSDNALAGKVPEYLTALQNLTVLSLRTNYFSGSVPSGFNSVEVLDLSSNLLNGSLPLNFGGDNLHYLNLSYNKLTGPISQAFAKRIPEKASIDLSFNNLTGAIPESLSLLSQKTDSFRGNLDLCGKPLSNLCSIPSTISTPPNISTTSPAIAVIPKSLDSGSPQLNSTGTSPSSTRNQAKSGLKPATIVAIAVSDLAGIAILALVILYVYQIRKKKTLVNQTNPPNKERKLPLPSTTVAVKEEIETRKPINWPCLTLKGDETSGTTTSDDDQDNEDTNNANCSESNQEKDSKLVVLDGETELELETLLKASAYVLGTSGRSIVYKAVLGDGTAFAVRRIGESGVERRDFENQVRLIAKLKHPNLVKICGFYWGGDEKLVVYDYVCNGSLATAGYRKPGSSPSHLPLEVRFKIAKGVARGLAFIHGKKHVHGSIKPNNILLNLDMEPIISDFGLDRLVLGNNSNKASSSSRHFSSQRFASTTQDLSINASHYAPSNSSAASSLPYQAPESLKNPKPSPKWDVYSFGIVLLELLTGRVFSDGDLSQWTAGSIMEDKNRVLRLADVAIRTNVEVKEDAILACLKMGFSCASFVPQKRPSMKEALQVLEKIPCSNVSS, encoded by the exons ATGAGTTCCAGTAGCATCAATTATCTccatttctttgcttttttccttcttggGATTGCACTTCCAACCTTTGCTCTCAACACAGATGGGGtacttttgctttctttcaagTACTCCATCCTTAGAGACCCCTTATCAGTCTTGGAAACCTGGAACTATGAAGATAAAACACCATGCTTTTGGAAAGGAGTGACATGCACAGAATTAGGCCTGCCGGGAACACCAGATATGTTCAGGGTCACAAGTTTAGTCCTCCCCAATAGTCAGCTTCTGGGTTCTATCCCACCAGACTTGGGCTACGTTGAACACCTAAGACATCTTGATCTTTCTAACAATTTCTTGAATGGGTCATTGCCAAGTTCGTTTTTTAATGCAACTGAGCTACAAGTGATTTCTCTTTCAAGCAATGAGATCTCCGGTGAGTTGCCTGAGTCTATCGGTGCATTGAAGAGTTTACAGCTGTTGAATCTTTCTGATAATGCCTTGGCTGGGAAGGTACCTGAATATTTGACAGCTTTGCAAAATCTTACAGTTCTTTCATTAAGGACTAATTACTTTTCAGGTTCTGTTCCTAGTGGCTTCAATTCTGTTGAGGTGTTAGATCTGTCTTCTAATCTACTCAATGGTTCTTTGCCTCTTAATTTTGGTGGGGATAATTTGCATTACTTGAATCTCTCTTACAACAAGCTCACAGGACCAATTTCACAAGCTTTTGCAAAGAGAATTCCAGAGAAAGCAAGTATTGATCTCTCATTCAACAATCTAACTGGAGCAATCCCAGAGTCTCTATCTTTGCTCAGCCAAAAAACAGATTCTTTTAGAGGAAACCTGGATCTTTGTGGAAAACCTTTGTCAAATCTTTGCTCAATACCTTCAACCATCTCTACTCCGCCAAATATTTCAACTACTTCACCAGCTATTGCAGTCATACCCAAATCATTGGACTCGGGCTCCCCACAACTAAACTCAACAGGAACCAGTCCAAGTTCCACTCGAAATCAAGCCAAAAGTGGGCTAAAACCAGCCACAATTGTAGCCATTGCAGTCTCGGACTTGGCCGGTATAGCCATTCTTGCTTTGGTCATTCTTTATGTGtaccaaataagaaaaaagaagacacTCGTCAACCAAACCAACCCACCGAATAAAGAGCGAAAACTCCCACTTCCTTCAACAACCGTTGCAGTAAAAGAAGAGATCGAAACAAGGAAGCCTATAAATTGGCCGTGCCTAACGTTAAAAGGAGACGAAACATCGGGAACAACCACTTCTGATGACGATCAAGACAACGAAGATACCAACAACGCAAACTGCAGCGAGagcaatcaagaaaaagatagTAAGCTGGTGGTACTAGATGGGGAGACAGAACTTGAGTTGGAAACATTGCTAAAAGCATCAGCTTATGTACTGGGAACAAGCGGAAGAAGCATCGTGTACAAAGCAGTTCTTGGTGATGGTACTGCTTTTGCAGTGAGGAGGATTGGAGAGAGTGGAGTTGAGAGAAGAGACTTTGAGAATCAAGTGAGGCTTATTGCCAAATTAAAGCATCCAAATTTGGTTAAGATTTGTGGTTTTTACTGGGGAGGTGATGAGAAGCTTGTTGTCTATGATTATGTCTGCAACGGCAGCCTCGCAACCGCTGGTTACA GAAAACCAGGTTCATCACCGAGTCATCTACCACTTGAAGTGCGGTTCAAGATAGCAAAAGGAGTGGCTAGAGGACTAGCTTTCATTCACGGGAAGAAACATGTGCATGGCAGCATTAAACCAAACAACATCCTCTTGAACCTTGACATGGAGCCAATAATCTCGGATTTCGGACTGGACCGGCTTGTATTAGGCAACAATAGCAACAAAGCGAGCAGCTCGAGTCGCCATTTCAGTAGCCAAAGGTTCGCCTCCACGACACAAGACCTCTCTATAAATGCCAGCCACTATGCACCTTCCAACTCCTCCGCGGCAAGCTCATTGCCATATCAAGCGCCCGAGTCGTTAAAGAATCCAAAGCCAAGCCCTAAATGGGATGTCTATTCATTTGGCATTGTTTTGCTTGAGCTTCTCACTGGAAGAGTGTTTTCAGATGGAGACTTGAGCCAGTGGACTGCCGGTTCAATCATGGAGGACAAGAACCGGGTTCTGAGATTGGCTGATGTGGCAATCCGGACCAACGTGGAGGTTAAGGAGGATGCCATTTTGGCATGTTTGAAGATGGGTTTTAGCTGTGCTTCTTTTGTACCCCAAAAGAGACCGTCCATGAAAGAAGCGCTTCAAGTCCTAGAGAAGATCCCTTGCTCTAATGTTTCAAGCTAA